Genomic DNA from Candidatus Rokuibacteriota bacterium:
CAGCCTCTACCGTCCGCTCGCGCTCGCCCCGGCTTCGCTCGTCCTGGTCCACGGCCTCGCGCCCCTGGGCCGGCACGACCCGCGGCTTCAGCAGGCGGCGCGGCTTCTCGGGCGCGCCGGCTTCTGGGTGGCTGTCCCGACGGTACCGGGGCTCACGGCGCTGAGGCTTCGGCCCGAGGATGCCGAGCCTGTGGTCGAGGCGATCCGGGCGTTGGCGCGCCGGACCGGGGCGCCCCGTGTCGGCGTCGTCGGGGTCAGCGTGGGGGCGGGGCCCGCGCTCCTCGCCGCGGCGGACCCGCGCGTCGCGGAGCGGGTGGGCTGGGTGCTGAGCCTCGGCGGCTACGCATCGAGCGTGGAGCTCCTCCGGTACTTCCTCACGGGCCACTACGCCTTCGCAGCGGTCGCGGTACGCGCGGCGCCCAACCCCGAAGGCGCCCGGCTCTTCCTCCGGGCCAACCTGGACCTCGTCGAGCGCCCCGCCGACCGGCTCCGGCTCAGCGAGTGGCTCGACGCTCGCGGCTCGGCGCCGCCGTCCGGGCTCTCGCCCGAGGGGGCGGCTGTCGCCGCGCTCGTGGAGAACCGGGATCCCGAGCGGGTGGAGGCGTTGATCGGCGCGCTGCCGGCACCGCTCCGGCGGCTCCTCGAGGTTCTCTCGCCGGAACGGGTCGTCGCCCGACTCAGGGCGCGGCTCGTCCTCGTCCATGGCCGGAACGACCCCGCGGTGCCGTTCACGGAGAGCCTGAGACTGGCTGAGGCGGCCCGTCGGGCGGGGATTCCGACCCGGCTCGCCATCGTCGGCGTGGTCGAGCACGTGGAGGCGGCGGAGGGGCCGAGCGGGGCGTGGCAGCGGTGGACCGGGCTGGCGACGTTCTGGGCGGTGACCTTCGATCTCTTCGCATCGCGATAGGAGGGGAATTACTATGAGACGTGTACTGATCTTCTCCTTGGCCTTCCTCGTGATCCCTGCGAACACCTTGGCTCAGCAGGTCGTGGTTCCGCCGACCGCCCGCTACCAGCTCGTCGTGGTCCCAAATCACCCCGGGAGCCCGTTCCTGGTGGACACCAGCACGGGGTGCATCTGGCATCTGGTCCAGCAGGCGGAAACCAAGCGCTCCACCTTCATCGAGGTGGACGTGGAGAACCTCCACTGGAGCTGGGGCAGCGGAGCCCAGCAGCTCCTGGCTGCGCGCATAGACGCGTCGGAGCTGACCGACGAGCAGAAGCGTGCCCTAAAGCAGGAGCTCCAGCGGACCGGTTGCGGGCTCTCCCACGTGGTCCTGACGCCGACAATCACGTCGCCTCCCAGCGCCGGACAGGGGCCTACGCCGGCGCCCCCTGTCTCCCCCCTGCCCGCGCGGCCTAGGCGGTAGATACGGAAGCCGGAGCGATTTCGGTTGACAATGCGAAGGGCTCGATTCGAAAATGTGGTGACTTTTTCCTCTCAATGGGAAGCGTACGTGCAACATCTTCGGGGAGAAACGTAACGATTGACCGTGGGGAGTCAGGCGCGGTCTCGGCGGGAATCGGCCTGTAGAGGAGGGCTCACAATGGTGAAACGAGGGTCGATAGGGTCGGTGACACTTCTCGGGTTGCTGCTCCTAGCCACCAGCGCGTTCGCGGGCCTTGAGGTCGATGTATCTTGCCCGGATACAGCAAAGCGAGACACCGAGGTCAGCGCGACCATCAAGTTGACGAACACGGGGGAATCGAAGACCATTACCCGTGGCGCCTTTGCTATGCATCTCGGTAACTTGAGTTTAGTTGGGCCGATCGCTTTTGCCGTCTCGCAATCTCTAGCGCCGAACGCGAGCGTTTCTGTCGGCCCTATTCCCGTTTTCATTCCCACTCAGGCCCGCTCGGGGTTGTTTGTCTCTGTAATTTTTGGCCTTTTGGGCCAAAATGGCGCCAGTCCCACCCGGGAGCTCCTGGGGGACGGGCAGTGTCTCATTGAGATTGTTCCGTGATCCGGCTTGTTCTGCGTCGGATACTCTACGCTCTTGGCTTAGGAATCCTCCTCCTCCTGGTGAACCTGGCGAGAGGAACCGAGCCGACGCCCCGGCCAGGGTCCGTGGGAGAGATCTCCGCCTCGCTCAAGTCCGGGATCGTGCTGGCCATGGCGGAGGCGTCGCCTACGGAGGAAGTCATTTTCCGGCGGATCAGCTCAAGGGAGACCGATGGGAGAACGCAACTTTTCATACAAGTCGAGCGTGGTTTGGCGGGACCTCTCCGCCAGGGCCCGTTCGTAGTCGTGAACGGTCTTCAGGTCACGCTCCAGAGCGTCAGGGTGACAGCGGTACACCCCGGCGATCAGGAGGTGGAGCCCAGAGCCTCGTCGCTGTCCATCCTCTCGAATGCGTTCCAGGAGACCGTAAGGGGGCTTTTCCCGGAAGCGCCACCGCGGGAGCCGACCATCTTCACTGTCGCCAAGGCCGCCACCGCGCGGAGGATCGGCCGTGTGGTCTTTGAGCCGCTCGAAGCCGGGCTCGTGACCGGCGATCAGCGGGTGGAGCTTCGCGCTGTCTCAGCCCTCTGGTCCTCGGGCGCCGAAGACCTTCACATCACCGGGCTGACCCTGAAGACTGCGGGAGGCCAGCGCTTGGAAGCGGACGAGGCGAACCTGAAACCCAACGGAAACCTCTTCATCCTTGGTCCATACATGCTTTTTGCCGACACAGAAAAGAGCCAGGGAGAGTCGGCCGTGTTCACCCTCACTCCTGATGGGAGCCGGCTGGTCAATCGTGGGCCGCTTCCACTCGGGGCCATTGCCCCGGGGGGGACGATCGGGTTTTCCACCGACTTGACCTGGACCGCCATTCTGAGCCCTGTCTCCCCCCGAATCGTCCCGGTCGATAAAGCTGCGAGACGGCCGGGTCGGACATGAAAAGCGTTCTGTTGTGTGCTGTGGAATGGGACCAGCTGTTTGCTCAAAAACTCACGTGCTTGCTGAGACCTGGCGGGGAGAGAACCGTCCCAGTCCTGGAGGGACTCCGATGAGCCGAGACGTTGCGCGCAAGCTGGTGGCTGTCCTGCTCTTTCCCACCCTCTGGCCCACTCTGGCTCTGGCCCAGGAGCCCAAGGCCGGCGTCGTCACGACCCTGCAGGGACAAGCCACGGTCGCACGTCCAATTCTCCCCCGACCGGTTGCGTTGAAGTTTAAGGACGACGTCTTCGTCCGTGACCAGATCGATACCCGTGAAAACTCCATCGTCAGGCTGCTCCTGGGCGGCAAGGCGCTGGTGACGATCCGGGAGCTTTCCGCGTTTACCGTCACCGAGGAGCCGGGCCGCGCCGTGGTGGACCTACAGTCGGGGAAGCTAGCCGTGGCGGTATCCAGGCGTCTGCTCAGGCCCGGCGAGTCCATCGAGATCCGCACCCCCAACGCCGTTGCCGCGGTGCGGGGGAGTTTACTCGTTGCTGAGGTCAGGATCGTCGCGGGAGTTCCTGAGACTCTTTTCACGGCCCTCCAGGTCACCGTGCCGATCCTGGTTTCCTTGCGGGCTGATCCCACCGTCAGCATCCCCCTCGGCATCAACCAGGCCGTAGGGGTCTTGGGACTGGGGGCGGCCTCGAGGGCGGGATCGGTCCAGACGATTACCCCTGAGCAAGCCAAGGAGGTCGGCAAGACGGCCGAGGCGCCCAAGCCCAAAGAGCAGAGCGAGAAGCCCCCGGAACAGGTGGCCGAGAAGGTCAGCAGCGACAAGGTTCAGGAGGCCGCCCAGCTTGCGGCTCAGCTTGCCCCGGCGCTCCCGACTGCGCCTCCGCCTCCGTCCGTGGCCCTGGCACCGCCGCGCACCTCGACATCAGACATCGGCGTCCAGGAACAATCCAGCACTCAGACGGCGCCTACCCTTCTGGATGTGCCGGATGTCCTGATCAAAAATACCTCGAAGACCTTGGCTCTGGGCGAGACGTTGAAGACGTTCGGCTCTGACACCGTCCGGAGCGGCAAGTCTCCTGTGGTGGAGGTGAGCAACTCCACGGTCAGCCAGTCCGGGGACGGCAGTGTGATCCAGACGGCTCCAGGGGTGACCGTAAAGTTGAACGGACCGCTCCTGGTCGCGAGCCCGACCAGCAGCCTTAACCTGCTCGGCAGCCTGCTCTCCGTTAACGGGACATTCAGCAGCAGCGCGGATGCCCCGCTCGTTCAACTTTCCGGTACCGAGGTCATCCACACGGGGATCGAGGGCTTGATCGAGGTCGCCCCAGGCGCCAAGCTCACCGTGACCGGGCAGCTCCTTAGCGCTCTCAACAGCAATGTCCAAGCCGGAACGAGCCTCCTCACCGTGGCGGGCAGTTTGACAAGCACCGGGAGCGCCCCGCTCCTGCAGTTCGATTCGAGCGCGGTCACCAGCCTGCTCACGATTCCAGGATCGGACGTCAGCCTTCAGGGCCCCTTGTTTAGCTCGACCAAGGGGACCGTGACGACAAACTTCGATGCCGTCAGCATCTTCAATGGTGGGACGCTGACGAATACGAGCACCCTCCCGCTGATCCAGCTGAGCGGGACCACGGTCAACGTCGGGACCCATGGCGCCGATACCCACCTCGTTCGGGTGTTCGGCGTGCTGGCCGGCAAGCGCTCCTCGGTCACTCTGGCGGGGGCGCTGCTGAGCGCCGCTGACAGCGCGCTGACTGTGAGAGGAGACGACTTCATCGAAATCGCGGCCGGCGCCAAGGTGGCGAGCACCGGCAGCGCGGCACTCGTCCAGTTGACCAATACGCCGCTCACGGTGACCGGCACGCCCGCGCTCGTCAACGCCTTCCTCCATGTTGTCGGCTCTGCTGGCGGGTTTAGCCCAGAGCTTGCGCTCAGCGGGCCGCTGCTCGCCGCGACAGGGAGTGCCTTAAAGACCAAGGGTTCTTTCATAGTCATCGAGTTGGACGGGATCGTCACCAGCACGACGACCGAGCCTTTTATCAAGTTGACCGGTGGCTCCCTTGAGACCGGGAGTCCGGACGAGAGCCTTCTCAGCCTGGAGACCGGAGGCAAGCTGAATCTGAAAGGGTCGCTTCTCAGCGCTAACAGCAGTACTCTCACCCTCCCGGGAGGGTTGGTCGCCATCGACGACGACGGCCAGCTCGTCGTAACTGGCTCGACCGACCCCCTGGTGTCGATCACTGGAGGGACCCACTCGATCGCGAGCACGAGCGGGGAGGCGATGTTCGACCTGCAGGGGAGTGCGACCGCGGTGGATGCGGAGACAGGCCTGACTCTGGGGACGGACAAGCCGCTCCAACATGGCGGAGCGCTCCTCGAGATTTCGGGGGCCACGGTGAGCGGCCAGAAAGGCCTGAGGATTGACACCGCCCTTCTGGAGGCCACGGCCCCGCTCCTGAACCTCAAGGCGGGGAGCAATCTCACCACGAGCACGGATGCCATAGATCTCTCCCTCAAAGCGAAGGTCACCAGCCTTGGGCCAGTCATCAAGCTAGATGCGAGCACTCTCAACGTCGCCAGTGGGGCGCTGATCAACCTCGCGGGCGGGAGCTTTCTGAAAGTGACCGGAGATCTCTTCCAGCTCAGCAACGGGAGTATCATCAACGTCAACGGCCTGAGTAACGGGTTCCTGATCGCCGCCTCCGGCGGGTCTATCCTGAATGTCTCCGGGGCTCTCGTCGTGTTCAACGGCACGGGCGGCAACAGCATTGTTATGAAGAACAACCTCCTACCCACGACGACTCTCAACGTGGGGGCCTTTTCGTTCCCGATCCTCCTCGTCAACGGGGCTCAGAGCACCCAGGTCTCCATCAACGGCACTCCGATCAAAGGCTCCACCTTGGGCAGCATCACCTTCCCCAACGGGGGCAGCCTGATCAAGGTCGACGGCCCCACGGCCAAGGTCGTCATCTCGGGGCTATAGCGCGCCTGCCCTGTCAGCTTCAGGCCGTACCGGAGCAACGGCGGTGCGGGGGTGGGTTTTATTCCTTGTGGGTCATGCTCGTGGGGTCATGATGGACTCCCCTAGCCTTCGTTAACAGTTCCCGCCGCGGTCCCTACTCCGGCTTCCAATACCCTTCGATTGGAAGAAGTGATTTTCCTTCGGGAACGGTCGTGGCAACACTCCTTCGATTCGCTCCCTTCCGGGCGAGGCGGCGCTACGCGAAGCGTGCCCCAAAGCAGGAGCTCCAGCGGACCGGTTGCGGCCTCACCCCGGACGATCACGCGGGCTCCCGGTGCCGGTCAGGGCCCCCGGCTTCGCGACACGGGCTCGACTCAAGCCGTAGAGGCAGGGCACGACCCCAAATTTTGGGTTGACAATGCAAATGGTTAGATTCCAGAATCTGGCAATGTTTGCGCTGCCTTGCCTGAGAGGCTGAGTTCTGTTGAGCATATCTTCGACAAAACCGTTGCCCAACGGTCACGCGCTTCGTGAGACTCTGGGGAGCGAGATTCGTCCGACCTCTGGAGGGGCACTCTGATGAGCCGACGCGTTGCACGCAAGGTGGTGGCGGTGCTGCTCCTTTACACCCTCTGGCCTGCCCTGGTCCTGGCCCAGGAGCCCAAAGCTGGCGTGGTCACGACCCTGCAGGGGCAGGCCACGGTCGCGCGTCCAATCCTCCCCCGACCGGTTGCGTTGAAGTTTAAGGACGACGTCTTTGTGCGGGACCAGATCGATACCAGGGAAGCTTCCATCGTACGGTTGCTCTTGGGGGGCAAGGCCCTCGTGACGATCCGGGAGTTGTCCAGGTTTACCGTCACTGAGGAACCCGGCCGTGCTGTCGTGGACCTTCAGTCGGGCAAGCTCGCCCTGGCGGTGGCCAAGGGCCTGCTGAGGCCGGGGGAGTCCATCGAGGTCCGCACCCCCAACGCCATCGCCGCGGTACGCGGCAGCCTGATCGTCGCCGAGGTCAGGATCGTCGCTGGCGTTCCTGAGACTCTTTTCACGGCCCTCCAGGTCACCGTGCCGATCCTGGTTTCCTTGCGGGCTGATCCCACCGTCAGCATCCCGCTCGGCATCAACCAGGCCATCGGGGTCTTGGGACTCGGGGCGGCCGCGAGGGCGGGAGGTGTTCAGACACTGACCCCTGCGCAGGCCAAGGAGGTGGGCAAGGCGGCCGAGGCACCCAAGCCCAAGGAACAGAGCGAGAAGCCCCCGGAACAGGTGGCAGCGAAGGTCAGCAGCGACAAGGTTCAGGAGGCCGCCGAGCTCGCCGCTCAGCTCGCCCCTGCGCCACCGACTGTGGCCCCGCCCCCGCCTGTGGCCCCGCCACCCCCACGGACGTCAACATCCGATATCGGCGTCCAGAACCAATCCGCCACGCAGACGGCACCGACCCTTGTGGGGCCGCCGGAGATCCTCATCAAGGACACCTCCAAGACCTTGGGCGCCGGAGAGACGCTCAAGACGTTCAGCGGGACCGTCCGCCGCACCAGCACTGGACCCGTCGTGCAGATCATCAACGCCACGGTGACCCAGCCAGCGTCCGATAACTTGATCCAGTCGGACCCCGGAGCGGACGTGGGCCTTGCCGGGCCGGTTCTCGACGTGAGCAACGGCATCCTCACGACCGGCGGCAGCGTGCTGCGGTTCAGCAACGGCATCCTCACGACAACCACCCTCAAGCCCCTCATCTCCTTCAACCCGAGCAGCTCCACCAGCGGCGGTAACTTCCTCTTATTGACCGACGGCTTCGTCCTGGACCTGAAGGGCGCGCTCCTCACCGCCCAGGACACGACCTTCAAGACCGGTGACCCGGCCACCACCCCGCGCTCGTTTATCTTCATTGGCG
This window encodes:
- a CDS encoding FecR domain-containing protein; the encoded protein is MSRDVARKLVAVLLFPTLWPTLALAQEPKAGVVTTLQGQATVARPILPRPVALKFKDDVFVRDQIDTRENSIVRLLLGGKALVTIRELSAFTVTEEPGRAVVDLQSGKLAVAVSRRLLRPGESIEIRTPNAVAAVRGSLLVAEVRIVAGVPETLFTALQVTVPILVSLRADPTVSIPLGINQAVGVLGLGAASRAGSVQTITPEQAKEVGKTAEAPKPKEQSEKPPEQVAEKVSSDKVQEAAQLAAQLAPALPTAPPPPSVALAPPRTSTSDIGVQEQSSTQTAPTLLDVPDVLIKNTSKTLALGETLKTFGSDTVRSGKSPVVEVSNSTVSQSGDGSVIQTAPGVTVKLNGPLLVASPTSSLNLLGSLLSVNGTFSSSADAPLVQLSGTEVIHTGIEGLIEVAPGAKLTVTGQLLSALNSNVQAGTSLLTVAGSLTSTGSAPLLQFDSSAVTSLLTIPGSDVSLQGPLFSSTKGTVTTNFDAVSIFNGGTLTNTSTLPLIQLSGTTVNVGTHGADTHLVRVFGVLAGKRSSVTLAGALLSAADSALTVRGDDFIEIAAGAKVASTGSAALVQLTNTPLTVTGTPALVNAFLHVVGSAGGFSPELALSGPLLAATGSALKTKGSFIVIELDGIVTSTTTEPFIKLTGGSLETGSPDESLLSLETGGKLNLKGSLLSANSSTLTLPGGLVAIDDDGQLVVTGSTDPLVSITGGTHSIASTSGEAMFDLQGSATAVDAETGLTLGTDKPLQHGGALLEISGATVSGQKGLRIDTALLEATAPLLNLKAGSNLTTSTDAIDLSLKAKVTSLGPVIKLDASTLNVASGALINLAGGSFLKVTGDLFQLSNGSIINVNGLSNGFLIAASGGSILNVSGALVVFNGTGGNSIVMKNNLLPTTTLNVGAFSFPILLVNGAQSTQVSINGTPIKGSTLGSITFPNGGSLIKVDGPTAKVVISGL